One genomic window of Providencia hangzhouensis includes the following:
- a CDS encoding efflux RND transporter periplasmic adaptor subunit: MNKKTIMTLCSILIAVGAGSAIYSTYAQNEEDEQAAYQYPPVKVALAPVSLDTAPRTFYGVGELEAGSQVLVAAETNGRITKIAFESGQQVKKGQLLVQLNDAVEQADLSRYQAQLRNAARLYERTRSLSAQHLVAEAQVDSTRAERDIAQGLIRQTQALIAQKTIRAPFDGTIGIRQVHEGQYLNPGEAIASLVDTKTLKLNFSLDEQASPELHQGQIVDITVDAYPNKTFPARITAIDPLIGKSRTIALQATLENSDGTLKAGMYANVNVVRQASNEVITIPETAVTYTAYGDTVFITQGEGDAMTVKRVSVKTGQRWDGKIEIEHGLSANDKVVTSGQLRLNDGSAVTPVAQDTLSEPVTNTAQGS; the protein is encoded by the coding sequence ATGAATAAAAAAACAATAATGACACTTTGTTCCATTTTGATCGCTGTTGGGGCGGGTAGCGCGATTTATTCGACCTATGCGCAAAATGAAGAAGACGAACAAGCAGCATACCAATATCCACCCGTAAAAGTGGCATTGGCACCTGTTAGCTTAGATACCGCGCCTCGTACTTTTTACGGTGTAGGTGAGTTAGAAGCTGGCAGCCAAGTCTTAGTCGCGGCAGAAACCAATGGCCGTATAACAAAAATTGCATTTGAATCTGGCCAGCAAGTCAAAAAAGGCCAATTATTAGTGCAACTCAATGATGCCGTTGAACAAGCTGATTTATCACGTTACCAAGCACAGTTGCGCAATGCGGCTCGCTTATATGAAAGAACACGTTCATTATCTGCGCAACATTTAGTGGCAGAGGCTCAAGTGGACAGTACACGTGCTGAACGTGATATTGCCCAAGGCCTGATCCGCCAAACCCAAGCATTGATTGCGCAAAAGACAATCCGAGCTCCATTCGACGGTACGATAGGTATTCGCCAAGTCCATGAAGGACAGTATTTAAACCCAGGGGAAGCCATTGCCAGCCTGGTGGATACCAAAACCTTAAAGCTCAACTTTTCCTTAGATGAACAGGCCTCACCGGAACTGCATCAAGGCCAAATTGTTGATATTACAGTTGATGCTTATCCCAATAAAACTTTTCCAGCCCGTATTACGGCCATTGACCCACTCATTGGTAAATCACGTACTATCGCCCTGCAAGCCACATTAGAAAATAGCGATGGCACATTAAAAGCTGGGATGTACGCCAATGTGAATGTGGTACGCCAAGCCAGTAATGAAGTCATTACAATCCCAGAAACCGCTGTTACGTATACCGCCTATGGCGATACCGTATTTATTACGCAAGGTGAAGGGGATGCGATGACCGTCAAGCGGGTGTCCGTAAAAACGGGGCAACGTTGGGATGGCAAAATTGAAATAGAACACGGCTTAAGTGCTAACGATAAAGTCGTCACTTCTGGGCAATTACGCTTAAACGACGGCTCTGCTGTCACCCCTGTTGCCCAAGATACATTGTCTGAACCTGTCACTAATACGGCTCAAGGTTCATAA
- a CDS encoding DoxX family protein, producing MPSVITKMLESNSLWVIARLLVLVLFISSGLAKVFDYENSLAEMRAAGLHPDWFFNIASAAVMLIGSVLVLFNRLLWLGTGALAVFLFLTILVVHTFWSYTGEQAQIAMFWAIEHIAVIGGLIAIAIAGHFRGLYFALKTQK from the coding sequence ATGCCATCGGTGATTACCAAAATGTTAGAAAGCAATAGCTTATGGGTTATTGCTCGCTTACTAGTCTTGGTTTTATTTATTTCATCTGGTTTAGCCAAAGTTTTTGATTATGAAAATAGTCTGGCCGAAATGCGTGCCGCAGGTCTTCACCCAGATTGGTTTTTCAATATTGCTTCTGCTGCTGTCATGTTAATTGGCTCTGTTCTTGTGCTATTTAACCGTCTTTTATGGCTTGGAACTGGGGCGTTAGCTGTGTTTTTGTTCCTCACTATTTTGGTTGTACACACCTTTTGGAGCTACACGGGAGAACAAGCTCAAATCGCCATGTTTTGGGCAATTGAACATATCGCTGTTATTGGGGGCTTAATCGCTATCGCCATTGCAGGGCATTTTCGAGGTCTTTATTTCGCGTTAAAGACGCAGAAATAG
- the soxR gene encoding redox-sensitive transcriptional activator SoxR has protein sequence MADKDTKTIKPQKNEGKKIDFTRALTVGEVAKRSGVPVSTVHFYESKGLIQSTRTQGNQRRFHSVVLRYIAIIKVAQSTGIPLHEIQEALGRFPANSALTSEQWKEMSTQWRKSLDKRIRQLTRLRNELDNCIGCGCLSLSDCPLRNPDDVLGRKGPGARILERP, from the coding sequence ATGGCGGACAAAGACACAAAAACGATAAAACCTCAGAAGAACGAGGGGAAAAAAATTGATTTTACTCGAGCATTAACGGTGGGCGAAGTGGCAAAACGCTCGGGAGTGCCTGTTTCTACAGTCCATTTTTATGAATCAAAGGGGCTAATTCAAAGTACACGAACTCAAGGGAATCAGCGACGATTTCACTCTGTTGTACTTCGTTACATCGCCATTATTAAGGTTGCACAAAGTACGGGGATCCCACTACATGAAATTCAAGAGGCATTGGGGCGTTTTCCTGCAAATAGCGCGCTAACTTCGGAGCAATGGAAGGAGATGTCGACGCAATGGCGTAAATCTTTAGATAAGCGTATTCGGCAACTGACACGTTTACGTAATGAGTTGGATAACTGTATTGGTTGCGGTTGCTTATCACTCAGTGACTGTCCGCTGCGCAATCCTGATGATGTACTTGGTAGGAAAGGCCCTGGTGCCCGTATTTTAGAACGTCCATAA
- a CDS encoding SDR family oxidoreductase has product MKGLNNKIAIVTGGATKIGATVAKVLSDYGVKVTIFDIDTLNGEKVAQSEPNIDFLPVDITDDQQLKQGIDRVAQKYGQLDFLVNLAATYLDEGQLSTRQDWLTALNINVVSAVMAAQLAKVHFAKSGKGAIVNFTSISSSVAQTGRWLYPASKATMLEVTRSQAMDYAAEGIRVNSVSPGWTWSRVMDEITGGDRQKTDRVAADYHLLKRVGDPEEVAQVVAFLLSDLASFVTGADYAVDGGYSAMGPEQAKPAIPRLAE; this is encoded by the coding sequence ATGAAAGGCTTGAATAATAAGATTGCCATTGTGACTGGGGGAGCGACCAAAATTGGTGCAACCGTTGCGAAGGTATTAAGTGATTACGGCGTTAAAGTCACGATTTTTGACATTGATACCTTGAATGGTGAAAAGGTAGCTCAAAGTGAGCCCAATATTGATTTTCTTCCTGTCGATATCACAGACGACCAACAACTTAAACAAGGGATTGACCGTGTTGCGCAAAAATATGGGCAACTCGATTTTTTAGTTAATCTGGCTGCCACTTATCTTGATGAAGGCCAGTTATCTACAAGGCAGGATTGGCTCACTGCGTTGAATATTAATGTGGTGAGTGCAGTGATGGCTGCGCAGCTTGCAAAAGTACATTTCGCAAAATCGGGTAAAGGTGCCATCGTCAATTTTACCAGTATTTCTTCTTCTGTCGCCCAAACGGGTCGTTGGCTCTACCCTGCATCTAAAGCCACCATGTTAGAGGTAACTCGCAGCCAAGCAATGGATTATGCGGCTGAAGGAATTCGTGTAAATTCCGTTTCCCCCGGGTGGACTTGGTCCCGAGTTATGGATGAAATCACAGGGGGAGACCGCCAAAAAACAGACCGTGTTGCTGCTGATTACCACTTATTAAAGCGCGTTGGTGACCCAGAAGAAGTAGCTCAAGTTGTCGCGTTCCTACTTTCTGATTTGGCCAGCTTTGTTACAGGTGCGGATTACGCTGTCGATGGCGGTTACTCCGCTATGGGGCCTGAACAGGCTAAACCGGCAATTCCCCGTCTTGCTGAATAA
- a CDS encoding styrene monooxygenase/indole monooxygenase family protein, translated as MRRIAIVGGGQAGMPLALGLLNKGYEVTVATNRTPDDVKNGRVMSSQCMFDISLQFERDLGINFWEEQCPPVEGIGFTVPHPEKAGEKVISWRSRLDNYAQAVDQRIKMPYWMELFAARGGNLRIEDVGIAELERLAQTHDLVVLAGGKGEIVKLLERDASRSPYDKPQRALALTYVHGMLPTPEYSQVSFNLIPGVGEYFVFPSLTNSGDCHIMVFEGIPGGPMDQWNEARTPQEHLAYSKKILNTYLPWEAERCHNVELTDDNGILAGRFAPTVRKPVLTLPSGNIVFGLGDALVTNDPLTGQGSNNATKACKVYYDAILAHGDKPYTAKWMNDTFEQFWKYGRHVVEWTNSLLAPPEPHILHLLGAAQQLPSLAHTIANAFNYPPVLFPWWKDEAACEAYIQSQMMEEARA; from the coding sequence ATGCGCCGTATTGCTATCGTCGGTGGTGGTCAAGCGGGTATGCCATTAGCTTTGGGTCTACTCAATAAAGGTTATGAAGTCACTGTTGCAACAAACCGCACTCCAGATGACGTTAAAAATGGCCGAGTGATGTCGAGCCAGTGCATGTTCGATATTTCACTGCAATTTGAACGCGATTTAGGTATTAATTTTTGGGAAGAACAGTGTCCGCCGGTTGAAGGAATTGGCTTTACGGTTCCTCATCCCGAAAAAGCGGGGGAAAAAGTAATTTCTTGGCGTTCACGTCTCGATAATTATGCCCAAGCTGTCGACCAACGTATCAAAATGCCTTACTGGATGGAGTTATTTGCAGCTCGTGGCGGTAATTTACGAATTGAAGATGTTGGTATTGCAGAACTGGAACGCTTAGCGCAAACACACGATTTAGTCGTATTAGCGGGTGGAAAAGGGGAAATTGTTAAACTGCTTGAGCGCGATGCCTCCCGCTCACCTTATGACAAACCACAACGGGCCTTGGCACTGACTTATGTGCATGGCATGTTACCAACGCCAGAGTATTCACAAGTTTCTTTCAACTTAATACCCGGTGTTGGTGAGTATTTTGTGTTCCCATCACTGACGAATAGTGGTGATTGCCACATTATGGTGTTTGAAGGGATCCCCGGTGGGCCTATGGATCAGTGGAATGAAGCTCGTACTCCACAGGAACACTTGGCATACAGTAAAAAAATACTCAATACCTATTTACCTTGGGAAGCAGAACGTTGTCATAATGTTGAGTTAACTGATGATAATGGCATCTTAGCCGGAAGATTTGCACCAACAGTGAGAAAACCGGTGTTAACTTTACCATCAGGTAACATTGTGTTTGGTTTAGGAGATGCGTTAGTCACCAATGACCCACTAACGGGTCAAGGTTCGAATAACGCTACCAAGGCTTGTAAAGTCTATTATGACGCTATTTTAGCCCATGGTGACAAACCTTACACTGCAAAGTGGATGAATGACACATTTGAGCAGTTCTGGAAGTATGGTCGTCATGTTGTGGAATGGACCAATTCCTTACTCGCCCCACCTGAGCCGCATATTTTACACCTATTGGGTGCAGCCCAGCAGCTGCCATCCCTCGCACACACCATCGCGAATGCCTTTAATTACCCGCCCGTATTATTCCCTTGGTGGAAAGATGAGGCTGCTTGTGAGGCGTATATTCAATCGCAAATGATGGAAGAAGCTCGAGCTTAA
- a CDS encoding flavin reductase family protein has product MSMIAEDTLMCDREWGDTEFESKILRNLLGCYPTGVAIVTTRTADGRDVGLTINSFASLSLDPPLVLWSLVNHSPNLAVFRDCTHFTINILGHGHQELAMRFANPRIENKFADVATHLTPEGVPALHGAIATLVCENHKQDTIGDHLLMVGHVRRIGSEAGKPLVFHGGSFTALHEAP; this is encoded by the coding sequence ATGTCTATGATTGCAGAGGATACACTCATGTGTGATAGGGAATGGGGCGATACCGAATTTGAATCAAAGATATTGCGTAATCTGTTGGGATGTTACCCAACAGGCGTGGCGATTGTTACCACCCGAACTGCAGATGGCCGTGATGTTGGGTTAACTATCAACTCATTTGCGTCGTTATCACTTGACCCACCATTAGTGCTATGGAGCTTAGTGAATCATTCACCAAACCTAGCGGTATTTCGTGATTGTACTCATTTTACTATCAATATATTAGGCCACGGACACCAAGAACTAGCGATGCGTTTTGCGAACCCACGTATCGAAAATAAATTTGCAGATGTGGCTACCCACCTAACACCAGAAGGCGTTCCTGCATTGCATGGTGCTATTGCCACATTGGTGTGCGAAAACCATAAGCAAGACACGATTGGCGACCACTTATTAATGGTGGGGCATGTTCGCCGTATCGGTAGTGAAGCGGGTAAACCGTTAGTGTTCCATGGCGGTAGCTTTACTGCCCTACATGAAGCGCCTTGA
- a CDS encoding cyclase family protein, giving the protein MNQQTLMAFAAQLQQGNIQVIDLTQILSPSFPALQLPEQFGQVWSFSMEQISRYDDNGPAWYWNNFSCGEHTGTHFDAPIHWISGKDQINNTVDTIPVEHFVAPAVVVDASAEVAQNPDWVLTVEFLQKWEEKHGTIPKAAWVLFRTDWSKKANDPVAYVSMREDGAHTPGPSQEAVEWLIHQRDVKGFGVETINTDAGQSYSWPVPYPCHTLMHGHNKYGLQCLTNLDKLPATGVVIVAAPLKIEGGSGSPLRVLALVG; this is encoded by the coding sequence ATGAACCAGCAAACATTAATGGCATTTGCAGCACAGTTGCAGCAAGGAAATATTCAAGTTATTGATCTGACACAAATCTTGTCACCATCATTTCCTGCGCTGCAATTGCCAGAACAATTTGGGCAAGTATGGTCATTTAGCATGGAACAAATTTCTCGCTACGACGATAACGGCCCTGCATGGTATTGGAATAATTTTAGTTGTGGAGAACATACCGGCACGCATTTTGATGCGCCAATTCACTGGATCAGTGGCAAAGACCAAATCAATAACACCGTTGATACTATTCCAGTGGAACACTTTGTAGCGCCAGCCGTTGTGGTAGATGCCAGTGCGGAAGTGGCTCAAAACCCTGATTGGGTGTTAACTGTAGAGTTTTTGCAAAAATGGGAAGAAAAGCACGGCACAATTCCTAAAGCAGCTTGGGTACTTTTCAGAACGGATTGGTCGAAAAAGGCGAATGACCCGGTTGCCTATGTAAGTATGCGTGAAGATGGTGCACACACGCCCGGACCATCGCAAGAAGCGGTGGAATGGCTTATTCATCAGCGTGATGTCAAAGGGTTTGGTGTTGAAACCATCAATACAGATGCAGGGCAATCATACAGTTGGCCAGTACCTTACCCTTGCCATACTTTAATGCATGGTCACAATAAATATGGCCTGCAATGTTTAACGAACCTCGACAAGCTGCCTGCGACAGGTGTCGTGATTGTTGCTGCGCCACTTAAAATTGAAGGTGGTTCTGGCAGCCCATTACGTGTACTCGCACTTGTGGGGTGA